TGAGCGTTGACAAATGCCATGAGTTGAGACTCAACGTCACGGGGATAAATGAGCCATACCCGTCGTAAGGGGTGGATTAATGTTTGCACTAGAGGTGACAAGTCGCTCAACTCGCGCAGCCCCTCTGGCGTTTGTAATTTAATCCCACGCTGATATAGGGTATAGCCAGAACTAAGAGCAACTCGTAGCCCTGTGTAGTGGGGAGAAATACGCTGCTCCTTTGACCACTCTTGTACAGCTTCGAGCAACTCATCCCGTTCTGGCTCTGCTAAGTCAGTCACATCTAGAGTCTTAGGCAAGTCTCGGTCGAGCAGTCGCCGACACAAATCAGCCAACAGGGGATCACTACATCGTTGCCAACGCTGCAAGTGATAGGTAAAGATACCGTCATCGGCATTGAGATAGTGGTGGAGGGGCAACTGATTGCAATCTTGAGTTAACCAGGCAGTCACCGTGTCGTCAGCGTCCAAAGCATTGGCTGCAATCAACACTTGAGCGCGGGTAAAGGCTTGGTTGAGTAACCAAGTCGCAGCTAGGTTTTTAGGGTGATTGTAGACTTGAGCATACATGAAGTAACGGACGATTAGGTAATGCTCGATCGCCGCCATGCCCTTGCGAACTACGACTAGTTGCTGGCTTACAGGGTCATAGTTCATGGCCATTAAAATTCGGTCTAGGTCTAGCTTGCCGTAGGATGCTCCGGTGAAATAGCTGTCACGCATGAGATAATCCAGGCGATCGCAGTCTAGCTGGCTAGTAACCAGTTGCCAGACAATGGGCAAGGGATGTTGCTTATGGTAGACAAGTTCCAGTTGCGATCGCAGGGCTGGGTCAAACTCATCGAGCAACTGTTGCACCGGAAGTGACTCATGCAAGATTCGCTGCGTCCAATGTTCGTGATGGTTACCAAAGATTTCCTCGCTGGTGTGGCTAAAGGGGCCATGTCCAATATCGTGGAGTAATGCAGCACACAACACAACAGCACGATAGGGTAGTAACTCTGGGTAATGTTTAGCGAGGCGATCAAACGCACGCCGGGCGATCGCCATCACCCCCAGTGAGTGGGTAAATCGAGAACTTTCTGCGCCATGGAAGGTCAGGGAAGCAACCCCCAATTGTCGAATGCGTCGCAACCGCTGAAAAGCAGGAGTGTCAATTAGCCGGATGATCAGTGCTTCGACGGGATCACCCATGTCGAGAGCGATCGCACCATGTAGCGGATCATGATAAACACGGCTACGACTAGGTTGCACCAGTTAACACCACTTGGCTAATTAAGAGATTTTCTGCTAATTGATATTGGCTATCTGCTGCCGTACCAATCTGCTCTATTGCGAGCGGCTCTAGGGCAACAACATAATCAGGTTGAATGCCTTGACGATGAATATC
Above is a window of Cyanobacteriota bacterium DNA encoding:
- a CDS encoding HD domain-containing protein, translated to MQPSRSRVYHDPLHGAIALDMGDPVEALIIRLIDTPAFQRLRRIRQLGVASLTFHGAESSRFTHSLGVMAIARRAFDRLAKHYPELLPYRAVVLCAALLHDIGHGPFSHTSEEIFGNHHEHWTQRILHESLPVQQLLDEFDPALRSQLELVYHKQHPLPIVWQLVTSQLDCDRLDYLMRDSYFTGASYGKLDLDRILMAMNYDPVSQQLVVVRKGMAAIEHYLIVRYFMYAQVYNHPKNLAATWLLNQAFTRAQVLIAANALDADDTVTAWLTQDCNQLPLHHYLNADDGIFTYHLQRWQRCSDPLLADLCRRLLDRDLPKTLDVTDLAEPERDELLEAVQEWSKEQRISPHYTGLRVALSSGYTLYQRGIKLQTPEGLRELSDLSPLVQTLIHPLRRVWLIYPRDVESQLMAFVNAHRSAQS